In Rosa chinensis cultivar Old Blush chromosome 1, RchiOBHm-V2, whole genome shotgun sequence, a genomic segment contains:
- the LOC112169123 gene encoding protein FAR-RED IMPAIRED RESPONSE 1-like has product MECGDEAETERSNEEIDIETTGNETVTERVKEPEIGLVFDSIDELEKYYKSYGKGIGFEVCKRTSSKGDDGELKYITFTCSRFGKPSSKSRHAFKLRPVAKSDCKAKLNANLLPDGKWLASSIVLEHNHDLSTPSKRRFYKNSRELPPHVKKRLATNDIVGIRPKKNFNSFVVEAGGHENITFLEKDVRNFLDKVRRLRLGEGDATAIQKYFLKMQVDNSNFSYLMDINEEGRLRNVFWADARSRAAYEEFGDAVTFDTTY; this is encoded by the coding sequence ATGGAATGTGGGGATGAAGCGGAAACTGAGAGAAGTAATGAAGAAATTGATATCGAAACTACTGGGAATGAAACAGTGACAGAAAGGGTAAAAGAGCCAGAGATTGGACTAGTGTTTGACTCAATTGATGAGCTAGAGAAGTATTATAAATCCTATGGAAAAGGAATAGGGTTTGAAGTTTGTAAAAGGACATCAAGCAAAGGAGATGATGGGGAATTGAAGTACATAACATTCACATGTTCACGTTTTGGCAAGCCTAGTAGCAAGTCAAGACATGCATTTAAATTACGACCAGTTGCAAAATCAGATTGCAAGGCTAAACTCAATGCAAATTTACTCCCTGATGGAAAATGGTTAGCGTCCTCCATTGTGCTTGAACATAATCATGATCTTAGTACTCCAAGCAAAAGACGGTTTTATAAAAACTCAAGAGAATTACCGCCACATGTTAAAAAGAGGTTAGCAACAAATGATATAGTTGGAATAAGACCAAAAAAGAATTTCAATTCCTTTGTGGTTGAAGCCGGTGGACATGAGAATATAACATTCCTAGAGAAAGATGTGAGAAATTTTCTTGATAAGGTAAGGCGTCTGCGACTAGGGGAGGGAGATGCTACTGCTATTCAAAAGTATTTTCTGAAAATGCAAGTTGACAACTccaatttctcttatttaaTGGATATAAATGAGGAGGGTCGACTAAGGAATGTGTTTTGGGCAGATGCAAGAAGCAGAGCTGCTTACGAGGAATTTGGTGATGCTGTGACATTTGACACCACATACTAA
- the LOC121049582 gene encoding uncharacterized protein LOC121049582, translated as MAYVDHPFSITDVIVVGTLMAYNRVGGEKAHGTLISFYSHSGDAAKQYMQKQIEILRTKSHWKKEYFYLWDEECLCNSWWDLVHSRFDLLHTDCLAMLTNDTRASLSPIYRLCSSGSFTLLQLHITQMVEGVLLSFPLKNMELSLSPRRL; from the exons ATGGCGTATGTAGATCACCCATTTTCGATTACCGACGTCATTGTCGTCGGCACCCTCATGGCCTATAATCGCGTCGGTGGCGAAAAAGCTCACGGTACCCTAATATCCTTCTACTCTCACAGTGGTGACGCAGCGAAGCAATACATGCAGAAAcaaattgagatattgaggaCAAAGTCTCACTGGAAGAaagaatatttttatttgtgGGATGAG GAATGTCTTTGCAATTCTTGGTGGGATCTTGTTCATTCCAGGTTCGATCTATTACACACGGATTGCTTAGCCATGCTTACAAATGATACAAGGGCTTCTCTTTCTCCAATATACCGCCTATGTAGCAGCGGTTCCTTTACCTTGCTTCAACTTCACAT CACACAAATGGTGGAGGGGGTTCTGCTGTCATTCCCATTGAAGAATATGGAACTGAGTTTAAGCCCAAGAAGGCTGTGA